The DNA window TGACGTAGAGGACCACATGGCCGAGCTCGTCCAGGTTCTCGGTGGCCTTCTCCCCCACCTCGTCCACGGGGTAGTCCCGACCCGCGACCTCGAACACGTCCCCCACCCGGATCTCCCGCTGCGGTGCGCCGTCCGGGGAGTGGACGACGGAGACGTCGGCCAGGGCCGGCGGCACCGGCTCGGCGAACAGGATCAGCACGCCGGCGTCGAGCATCTCCTGGGCATCGGGGCCGATGCGGGTGATGGTGGTGGTCCAGAGGGTGGTGCTCACAGCGGGGTGCTCCTTGCGGGTCGCGGGTCGGGACTGGTGCGGGTGGGGTGGTGCGGGTGGGGTGGTGCGGGTGGAGTGGGGTGTCGGGCGGGTCAGTTGACGAGGAAGCCGGCGAAGTACGCCAGGATCACCGCGATCGGCGAGGTGATCAGGCGGGAGAAGAGCACGGCGGGCACACCCACCGAGACCGTCTCCGGCTTCGCCTCCCCGAGGGACAGGCCGACGGGGATGAAGTCGCAGCCCACCTGGCCGTTGATCGCGAACAGGGTGGGCAGCGCGTACTGGACGGGCAGGTTGCCGGCCGCGATCTGCGTACCCATCAGCACGCCCACGACCTGGGCGATCGCGGCGCCGGGGCCGAGGATCGGGGACAGGATCGGGATCGCGGTGATGACGCCCAGCAGGATCAGCCCGAGCGGGTTGCCGACCAGCGGCGTGACCAGGTGGGCGATGCCCTCGGAGATCCCGGTGTAGGTGACGATGCCGATCAGCAGCGACACGTACGCCATGAACGGGATGATCGTCTGCAGGCACAGCTGGACCGCCTGGCGGCCCGAGGAGAGCAGGGTGTTGATGAGGTAGCCGATGACGCTGCCGAACTTCACCACCACTCCGGTGAACCCGCCCATGCCGCCGCCGGCCATCGCGGCCCCGGTCTGCTCCATCCGCTCCTGCTTGGAGGGCAGGGCCGCGGGATCGACGGCGGTGCGGCCGTCGGCCGTGGATCCGTCCGCCGTGCGTCCGTCGGACGCAGTGCCGGCCGTCGCGGCGGCGCCGGTGGTGGCGGCCGCGGCGGTGGCAGCGTCGTCGGACTCCAGGAGCTCGATGTCGCCGGCGCCGACCGCGGAGACGAAGATGTCCGCCGTGATGAACTGCGCCAGCGGGCCCGAGGGCTCCCCGGGGTAGACGTCGACGGTGGGGATCCGCTTCTTGGGATAGACGCCGATGCGGGCGGTGCCGCCGCAGTTGATGACCGCGACCAGCACCTTGTCGTCCTCGACGTGGTTCTTGAAGCCGTCCACGGCGGTGGCTCCGGTGAGCTCCGCGATGCGGGCGGCGACGGGGTGGATGCCGCCGCCCGTGACGGACAGGACGACGTCCTTGGTCTCGGTGGGGGTCAGGGTGAGCCCGTCGCCCCAGCCGCCGCGACCGCGACGGACATGGACGCTGTGGGTGCTCATCGCAGGCCCCCCTGGATGCTGCCGGCCGCGTAGTCCTCGTCGAACTGGTCGAACTTCGCGCGGTCGGGGCTGCGACGGATCATCACCTCGGTGATCCACTGGGTGACGATGCCGCGGAGCAGGATGACCACGATGCCCACCACGAAGTACATGACGGCGAGCTTCGCGTAGGCATCGGGGTTGATCGCGAGCACGCCCGCGCTGACGCCGGTCCACACGAAGATCTCCCCCGCGTTGGCGTGCGGGAAGAAGCTCGTGACCGGGTGGACGAACGAGACGGCCGAGTCGTAGAACGCCGGCTTCTGGCGCTCGGGCAGGAAGCGTCCGAAGGTGTAGGCCATCGGGTTGGTGAGCATGATGACCGCGAGGATCGGCATCACCGTGTAGCGGGTGAGCGCGTACTTCCCGGACCAGCGCACGGCGCGGGTGACCCGCTCCTCGCCGATCCAGGTGGTGACCGCGTACATCGCGGTGAGCAGGACGATCAGCAGCGGAAGGATCCCGGTGAAGAGACCGGTGAAGCTCTCCGCGGCGGCCTGGAACAGGCCGATGAAGTGCTCGGCGAACCAGGTGACGGCCTTCATCACCGGGTTGTCGGCGCCGACGGCGGGAGCGGGATCCGCGAGGATCGTTCCTCCCGCGAGCAGCTGGCTGTCGAGCCCCGTGAGGGCGGGGACGGTCATGGTGAATCTCCTTCGATCCACGCAGCGCTCCTCGGGGAGGGCGCTGCTCGAGACGGCGAGGGCACGGACCGGCCTCGATCTCCCGGTCGTCACCTTCGTGACTACTTTTCGCACACCGGTGTGCACGTGCAGATCATGGTGCCCCCGCTCACACCTGCACGCAAGTGTTACGACAAGAAGTCACATCTGTGACGATGTGCGGTGCGCGCGAGGACAAGGCGCCACCAACGGGGTCGGCCCGGCCCGCCCCACCCGCGCCTCATCCCGCCCCGCGCCTCACCTCGCCGGCCCGGCCCGGCCCGCGCCTCACCTCGCCGGCCCGGCCCGCCCCGTGAGCGAGCACAAAGTTTTGTCCAGGCACGACCGATGTGGAGCGCCACATCGGTCGTGCCTGGACATTTCTGGATCGAAGCGAGCCTGGTGGGCCGACGGCGCCGGTGAGCAGTCCGCGCAGGCCGTCCCGCACCCAGCAGCCTGCTCCCGCCTCACACCGCCCCACCGCGCGAGTTTTGTCGCCTGACGACCTATGCGGTCCCTCGCATCGGTCGTGAACAGACACTTCTGCGCCAAGGCGAGCCCGCCGACGGGCTGGTGTGCGCCAGCGCGGGCTCGCCGACGGGCTGGTGTGCGCGGGGGCGGGCTCGCCGACGGGCCAGCGGGCGCGGAGCGACAGGCAGGCGGGCTCTCCGCCGCGTCGGCGGGCGCGGGCTCGGCCGACGGGCGGGCGCGGGGCCGATCACCGGTGCAGGCGCCCGCCGGCCGCCCGAGGGGTCGAGCCCGGGGGGGGGTCGGGCCCGGGGGGTCGGGCCCGGGGGGTCGGGCCTCGGGGGTCAGGCCCCCTGGTGCCCGGCGAAGTCGTTCGGGTTCGCGCCGCGGCGGCCGGGCTCGCCCTGGTGCAGCTCGCTGATCCGGGCCACCTCGTCCTCGGCGAGGGTTAGCTCGAGGGAGGCGAGGTTCGAGGCGATCCGCTCGGGCGTGACGGACTTCGGGATCACCACGTTGCCGAGCGCCAGGTTCCAGGCGATCATCACCTGCGCGGGGCTCGCGTCATGCGCCGCGGCGATCTCGGTGATCACGGGGTCCTCGAGCTCGCCGCCGCCCTGGCCCAGCGGCGACCAGGACTCGGTGACGATCCCCTTGGACGCATGGAACTCGCGCAGCTCGGGCTGGTTGAAGTACGGGTGCAGCTCGATCTGGTTGAGCACGGGCAGCACACCGGTCTCGGCCTCGATCTTCTCGAGGTCCTCGATGCGGAAGTTCGAGGTGCCGATCGAGCGGATCCGGCCCTGCTCCTGGAGCTCCACGAGCGCCTTCCAGGTCTCCACGGCCAGGCCCTTCGAGGGCGCGGGCCAGTGGACCAGGTAGAGGTCGAGCTCCTCGAGCCCGAGGTCCTTCATGGTGGCGTCGAAGGAGGCCAGGGTCGCGTCGTACCCCTGGTCCTGGTTGGGGACCTTCGAGGTCACGAAGACCTCGTCGCGGTCCAGGCCCGCGGTCTTCAGCGCCTGGCCCACCCCGGCCTCGTTGTTGTAGCCGCGGGCGGTGTCGACGTGGCGGTAGCCGGCCTCGAGGGCCTTGACGACGACGTCGGCCGCGACCTCGTTCTCGACCTGCCACACGCCGTAGCCGAGCTGCGGGATGGAACGTCCGTCGCGGAAGGGGAGACGGGGCGAGGTGGTCATGATGCTCCTTGCTCTCGTGGACCGCGGGCGTGCGCGGCGGGGGTCCCTGCCAAGATAGCGCTCTCCCCCGCCCGGGACCAGCCGATCCGCCACCTTGACGTCCTGGTCAGCGCACTGCGAGCCCGGTCGCGGCGAGCAGTGGGGCGAGGGTGACCAGCAGGATGAACGCCCGCTCGGCGAGCCCGAAGGTGCGTCGGCGCAGAGCGCGCACGACGAGGGAGATCACCAGTGCGGCGAGTGCGATCGCGGCCAGCGTGTGCACGCCGTCGTAGAGCCACGGGACGGCGAGCCCCCGCCCGCCGCGGGCCCCGGAGCCGTCGCCGAGCAGGTCCCCGAGCGGCCCGATCGTGGAGTACGCGATCGTGAACCAGGCGATCGCGAGCAGCAGGTGGGCGCGGCCGCGCATGGTGACCGGTGCGTCGGGCCCGTCGGTCGGCACCATCGGCATCACGGCGAGCACCCCGGCCAGCACCAGCAGCCAGATGCCCACTCCCGTGCCCTCCGGACCGGGCACGGCCAGCGCCGCGAGTCCGAGCGCCACCCAGGCGGCCGACGCCGTCCACGACGCGATCCCCGCGATCCGACGCGTCCCCGGTTCGCGGGAGGCGGCGTAGTCGCTGACGGTGTCCCGCACCGGGTCGATCCCGCCCGGCCGCACGTGGAGCAGCGCGAACAGCAGGATCCGCACGGCGAACAGCGCGACGGCGACGAGGGCGAGCAGGTGGGTCATGGGCGTTCCTCCGGTGGTTCGGGACGATGGGAGGAACGCTAGAGTCTCCAGTCACTGGAAGGTCAAGGCCCCGCGACGACCGCTGCGACCACGACGACCACGGACGGACGGAGCATCGATGCGGATCGGAGAGCTCGCGCGGCGCACGGGGGTCACCCCGTCCACGCTGCGCTTCTACGAGGAGCAGGACATGTTCAGCCCCGGGCAGGTGCTGCGTACGCCCAACGGGTATCGCGACTACACCGAGGGCGCCCGGCAGCGGGTGGCGCTGATCCTCGCCGGTCGTGGAGCGGGGTTCTCCCTGCTCGATATGCGCACCCAGATGCGCGACTGGCCCACGATGACGGACGCGGAGCGCGAGCAGATCCTGCGCGCCCAGCTCGCGGTGCTCGATCAGCGCGCGGCGGAGATCGACCGCAGCCGCGCCGAGATCCGGGAGGTCCTGGGGATCTTCTCCGCGCGCCGCGCGGAGGCCTGAGCGCGGCCGGTCAGGCCCTCCCGGTCAGGCGCGCTGCACGCCCAACGAGAGCGGCCGGTCGCTGGGATCGGACTCGAGCCAGCGGGCGAGGGCGGGCGGCTGCACATCGAACTCGGCAAGGCGGTCCAGGGGCAGCCAGGCGGTGCCGGCCTGGCGAGGATCGGGGTCGGTGCCCTCGCCGGGCTCCTCCCCCTCGGCGAGCCCGCACCAGTAGGCGAGGTTGACCTGGTGGAACGGGTCGATCGGGGTGCCGTCGCGCACGCTGCGGTCGGCCATGAACTCGAACAGCAGCGCCATCTGGTGCACCTCGACCAGGGCGCCGATCTCCTCGCGGCACTCACGGATCAGGGCGGAGGGCTGGTCCTCCCCGTGGTCCTGGCCGCCGCCGGGCAGCTCGAACAGCTCGCGGCCGTCGGGGTCGATGTACCGGTTCATGAGGACCTGGCGGTCCCGGATGATGAGGGCCTTCACGGCCACGCGGGGCGTCCTCATGCCTCGACCCCCTGGGCGTCGTCGCCGCGGCCGACGGGCTCCGGCCCCTCCCCCGTCGGCAGGACCTCCGCGAGGCGCCGCGCGGCACGCCCGCGCAGATCCTCGTCGTCCTCGGCGGCGAGCAGGTCCGCGACCGCGGACTCGTCGCGGAGCAGCCCCATCAGGCGCTGCAGGGCGGCCAGGTGCTCCCGGGCGTCGGTGAGCAGCGGCATCGCCACCAGGCGCACCTCGACCGTGCCCGCCGACGACCCCATCTCGCCGAAGGGGACCGGCCGGGCCAGGGTCGCGAGCGCGAGACCCGGGACCAGCACGTGCTGCGGATCCGCATGCGGGATCGCCGTCGGGACCGGGGTGGGGAGCCCCGTGGGATACGTGCGCTCCCGGGCGAGCAGGGCTGCGGGGAAGGCGTCGGTCACTGCTCCCTGGTCCAGCAGGCGCCCGGCGAGGGAGCGCAGCACGTCCCCGTCGTCGGAGGCGTCCAGGTGCGCGACCACCACGTTCAGCCGCAGCGGCGGGCGGGGATCGGCAGGCGGTGTCGGTTCGGTGCTCATGGTTCCTCCCGGGGGTCGCCCACGATTCTGACATCCCGGGCCCGCCGCCTGCGTACGCTGGGCGCTGACGCCCGCTCGCGCCCCCGCGACCGGCAGGAACCTGCCCAGGAGCATCCATGCCCGCCCCTCGTGACACCGCCGTCGTCGTGCGGGCCGCGCGCCTGTACTACGAGCAGGGCCGCTCCCAGACCGAGGTCGCCGAGGCGCTCGACCTCTCCCGGTCCAACGTCTCCCGCATCCTCGCCCAGGCGCGGGACCGCGGCATCGTCGAGATCACGATCCACGACCCCGACGGGCCGCCCCAGCGGGACGAGGCGCTCGAGGTCGCGCTGCGCACCACCTTCTCCCTGCGTGAGGCGCATGTGGTCTCCGCTCCGCGCACCCCGGCGATGGAGTCGGTGGCGCGGGAGGGCGCGGCCGTGCTCACCGAGCGGCTCACCTCGGCGCGGAGCGTGGGCATCTCCTGGGGCGAGACGGTCCAGCGCGTGGTCGCCGAGCTGGAGACCCTGCGCCCCCGACCCACACCCGAGGTGCTGCCCCTGGTGGGAGGGCACAGCACCCTGGATCAGTTCGACTCGGGCGAGTCCGTGCTGCGGGTCCTCGCCTCCCGGATCGGCGCCACGCCGCGCACGCTCTACGCCCCGGCCGTCCTGGAGAGCGCGACGGCGGTCGCGACGCTGCTCGGGGAGTCGAGCATCGGCGAGGTGCTCGCCGCGGCCGCCCGGGTGGAGCTCGCCCTGGTGGGCATCGGCTCGCTGGGCGTGCACTCCTCCGCGCACGTGCTGGACCTGATGCGGCTCAGCGCCGCCGAGCGCACCGCCTTCGAGGACCAGCAGCCCGTCGGCGACGTGTGCGGGCGCTTCGTCGACACCCACGGGGTGCCGCTGGGGGCGCCGACGGATCAGCGCGTGCTCGCGGTGACCTTCTCGGAGCTGCTGCGGATCCCCGAGGTGGTGGGCGTCGCGGCCGGAGCCGAGAAGGCGCCCGGCGTGCTCGGCGTGCTGCGCAGCGGCGCGATCCACACCGCGGTGCTCGACGTGGACCTGGCCCGCCAGGTCCTCGCCCTCTGCTGAGCGCGCCGCACGCCCCGGACGGTCAGGCCTGGCCGGCGAGGACCTTCTCGAAGCGGGCGGTGAGCTCGTGGTCGACCGGCAGCTCGGCGTCGTCGAGGTGTGTGATCGGGGCGGCGAGCCGGGTCGAGGAGAGCAGCCAGGCGCCGTCGGAGCCGGCCACGTCCTCCACCGTCATCAGCTCCTCGCGTCCCTGGAGGCCCTCCTTCTCCAGCCAGGTGAAGAGGGAGGCGACGCTCGTGCCCGCCAGCACGCCGGCGCTCACCGGGGTGGTGAGGAACTCGTCGCCGCGGCGCACCAGCAGCGTGGACGTCGGCCCCTCGAGCACGTAGCCGTCGCTCGCGCGGAACAGCACGTCGGCCGCCCCGCGGCGCTTGGCCTCGCGCACGGCGGCCATGTTCACGGCGTAGCTGAGCGTCTTCGCGCCCTGGAGCAGCCATGGGCTGGTCTCGGCGGCGGTGGTGGGCAGGCCGCGGTCCAGCACGGCGACCTTCATGCCGCTGCGGTACGGGCTCCAGTCGTCCGAGACCCGGGCGTGGATCCAGCAGGTGGGGACTCCGTCGCCCTCGATGCCGCGGGTGAGCATCACGCGCACGCTGAGCTCGGCGACCGGGGCGTGGGCGGCGATCGCGGCATCGACGGCCTCGGCGATGACCTGCACGTCGGGCACGGGGAGCTCGATCTGGGCGGCGCTGCGGGCGAGCCGCGCGAGGTGGGGGCCGACGTTGACGGGCGCCCCGTCGAAGGCGCCGATGGTCTCGAAGACGCCGTCACCGCGGGTGGCGACGAGGTCGGTGACTGACAGCTGCGGCACGGTCGCGTCGGCCAGGTGGAACAGGGCCCCGCCATCGACCGGGGCGCCGGTGGCACCGGGGACGAGCACGAGGACCGGAGCGGGGCTGGTGGAGGTCATGTCTGGGCTCCTGATCGGGGGGCCTCATAGAGGAAGAGGCGGTCCGACCAGGGTAGACCCGCGACCGCGCTCACCTCCCACCGAGCGCTCAGGAGGTGCGGCGAGGGCACCTCAGCGTCGCGCGGTGCCGCCCGTTCCCGCGCCGCCGGTGCCGATGCCGATGCCGCCCGAGCCGATCTCGTCCCCGACGGAGGAGGCGTCGCCGCCGTGGCCCATGGCGTCACCGAGCATCTCCAGCAGACGCTCCAGGAGCGTCGTGGGCCCCCCGTCGCTCACCCCGAGCGGGCTGTGCGCCCCGCCGCCAGCGCTCTGCGCGGGGCCCTCGGCCGTGGCCTGCAGCCCGCTCGTCGCGCTCGACGCCTCGCCACCGCCGGTCTCTGCACTCGCTCCTCCGGCGACATCGGACGGCGCGGCATCGGCCCCTGCGGCATCGGACGCCGACGCACCACCGTCACCGCCACCGGAGCCGCCGCTGCCCGATCCACCAGTGGAACCGCCCCCGCCCTCACCGGCACCGGAGCCGCTGTCGGAACCGCTCTCACCGCCGCCGGGCGTCGAGCCCTCGCCGGCCGCCGCGGCACCGGCGTCCGCGCCGCCGCCCGCACCCGGTGCGGCGCTCTCCGCCGCCTCGCCGCCACCCGCCTCGCCGGGCCCTGCGGTCGAGGCCCCGATCAGATCGCTCAGCCCTGCCGCGGGCCCGAGGCCCGTCAGCAGGTTCTCGAGGCCCTGCCCGAGCCCGATCGCGCGCGAGACCAGGTCCGCGAGGAGGCCGCCCAGAGCGCTGCCGAGGAACGCCCCGAGGAAGGCTGCACGGCCCTCCGGAGTGCTGAGCACCTCCCGCAGCAGCGCCTCGAGCGGCCCCGCCGAGCCGCCCGGCCCACCGGGGGCGCCGAGGCCCGAGGCACCGCCGCCCAGCAGATCCCCCAGCAGATCCTCCGCGCGACGGAACACGTCCTGCAGGAACTCCCCCGGGCTCGACCAGCCGCCGCCGAATCCCCAGCCGTCGGGGGCGGAGGCCTCGTCCTGCGCGTCGGCGTGCTGGCCGAGGCGTCGTGCCTGGAGCCGGAGCTCGAACTCCTGGTCCTGCAGGCCCGCGCGCCCCACTCGGGACCAGTCGGCGCGGAAGCGCTCAGCGTCCTCGCCGTCCCACTCCAGGGAGTCGATGGTCGCGGACAGCGCGCTCTCGAGGTCGGCCAGGGCGGTGGCGCGGCGCGAGAGGACAGCGCTCATCGTGCGCAGAGCCTCGGTGTCCGCGCCCCAGAATCCGTTCATCCCCCGACGGCCCTCGCTCTCTCCTGCTCGCCGGTCGCGCCGGTCCCCCTGATGTCGGGTTCACAGTAGGCCGCGGTCCCCGGTTCGGGCGATGGGGAGGACTACCCATGCTCTGGCCTGCACCGATGGACGATGAACGCCAGGTGGATCGCGGGTGTCCGGATCAGCCGCCGAGGACGGCGATGACGCGCCCGCGCTCGCTCCAGACCACGTGGGTCTCCAGCGGGTCGCCGGGCACCTCGACCTCGATCAGGTCCACGCGGGAGCCGACGGGGGCGGTGCGCAGATCGGCGACGGCCAGCGCGTCGGCGGGCAGGCCCGAGATGCCGGAGGCGGCGGGGTCCTGCAGCGGCACGTCGGTGGCGTCGGAGTCCTCGGACATCCCGAGGATCTCGGCGAAGAGGTGCTCGTCCATGAGCTGCTCGGCGGCCTCGTCGCGCTCGGACGCGGAGTCCTCGGCGGCCGGGCCGCGGGCGGCGAGCTCGGCGAGGGTGGCCTCGAGGGCGACGGCGAAGCGCTCGAGGTAGGAGGGGAGATCCTCGGCGGCGAGCTGCAGGGCGAGGTCCTCGCCGAT is part of the Brachybacterium ginsengisoli genome and encodes:
- a CDS encoding PTS glucitol/sorbitol transporter subunit IIA: MSTTLWTTTITRIGPDAQEMLDAGVLILFAEPVPPALADVSVVHSPDGAPQREIRVGDVFEVAGRDYPVDEVGEKATENLDELGHVVLYVNSVDQNLLPGAVHVRGEAVPPGVGDRIVLRSA
- the srlE gene encoding PTS glucitol/sorbitol transporter subunit IIB, with the protein product MSTHSVHVRRGRGGWGDGLTLTPTETKDVVLSVTGGGIHPVAARIAELTGATAVDGFKNHVEDDKVLVAVINCGGTARIGVYPKKRIPTVDVYPGEPSGPLAQFITADIFVSAVGAGDIELLESDDAATAAAATTGAAATAGTASDGRTADGSTADGRTAVDPAALPSKQERMEQTGAAMAGGGMGGFTGVVVKFGSVIGYLINTLLSSGRQAVQLCLQTIIPFMAYVSLLIGIVTYTGISEGIAHLVTPLVGNPLGLILLGVITAIPILSPILGPGAAIAQVVGVLMGTQIAAGNLPVQYALPTLFAINGQVGCDFIPVGLSLGEAKPETVSVGVPAVLFSRLITSPIAVILAYFAGFLVN
- the srlA gene encoding PTS glucitol/sorbitol transporter subunit IIC; this encodes MTVPALTGLDSQLLAGGTILADPAPAVGADNPVMKAVTWFAEHFIGLFQAAAESFTGLFTGILPLLIVLLTAMYAVTTWIGEERVTRAVRWSGKYALTRYTVMPILAVIMLTNPMAYTFGRFLPERQKPAFYDSAVSFVHPVTSFFPHANAGEIFVWTGVSAGVLAINPDAYAKLAVMYFVVGIVVILLRGIVTQWITEVMIRRSPDRAKFDQFDEDYAAGSIQGGLR
- a CDS encoding aldo/keto reductase — its product is MTTSPRLPFRDGRSIPQLGYGVWQVENEVAADVVVKALEAGYRHVDTARGYNNEAGVGQALKTAGLDRDEVFVTSKVPNQDQGYDATLASFDATMKDLGLEELDLYLVHWPAPSKGLAVETWKALVELQEQGRIRSIGTSNFRIEDLEKIEAETGVLPVLNQIELHPYFNQPELREFHASKGIVTESWSPLGQGGGELEDPVITEIAAAHDASPAQVMIAWNLALGNVVIPKSVTPERIASNLASLELTLAEDEVARISELHQGEPGRRGANPNDFAGHQGA
- a CDS encoding DUF998 domain-containing protein; this encodes MTHLLALVAVALFAVRILLFALLHVRPGGIDPVRDTVSDYAASREPGTRRIAGIASWTASAAWVALGLAALAVPGPEGTGVGIWLLVLAGVLAVMPMVPTDGPDAPVTMRGRAHLLLAIAWFTIAYSTIGPLGDLLGDGSGARGGRGLAVPWLYDGVHTLAAIALAALVISLVVRALRRRTFGLAERAFILLVTLAPLLAATGLAVR
- a CDS encoding MerR family transcriptional regulator: MRIGELARRTGVTPSTLRFYEEQDMFSPGQVLRTPNGYRDYTEGARQRVALILAGRGAGFSLLDMRTQMRDWPTMTDAEREQILRAQLAVLDQRAAEIDRSRAEIREVLGIFSARRAEA
- a CDS encoding NUDIX domain-containing protein, translated to MRTPRVAVKALIIRDRQVLMNRYIDPDGRELFELPGGGQDHGEDQPSALIRECREEIGALVEVHQMALLFEFMADRSVRDGTPIDPFHQVNLAYWCGLAEGEEPGEGTDPDPRQAGTAWLPLDRLAEFDVQPPALARWLESDPSDRPLSLGVQRA
- a CDS encoding PTS sugar transporter subunit IIA — its product is MSTEPTPPADPRPPLRLNVVVAHLDASDDGDVLRSLAGRLLDQGAVTDAFPAALLARERTYPTGLPTPVPTAIPHADPQHVLVPGLALATLARPVPFGEMGSSAGTVEVRLVAMPLLTDAREHLAALQRLMGLLRDESAVADLLAAEDDEDLRGRAARRLAEVLPTGEGPEPVGRGDDAQGVEA
- a CDS encoding sugar-binding transcriptional regulator is translated as MPAPRDTAVVVRAARLYYEQGRSQTEVAEALDLSRSNVSRILAQARDRGIVEITIHDPDGPPQRDEALEVALRTTFSLREAHVVSAPRTPAMESVAREGAAVLTERLTSARSVGISWGETVQRVVAELETLRPRPTPEVLPLVGGHSTLDQFDSGESVLRVLASRIGATPRTLYAPAVLESATAVATLLGESSIGEVLAAAARVELALVGIGSLGVHSSAHVLDLMRLSAAERTAFEDQQPVGDVCGRFVDTHGVPLGAPTDQRVLAVTFSELLRIPEVVGVAAGAEKAPGVLGVLRSGAIHTAVLDVDLARQVLALC
- a CDS encoding aminotransferase class IV — protein: MTSTSPAPVLVLVPGATGAPVDGGALFHLADATVPQLSVTDLVATRGDGVFETIGAFDGAPVNVGPHLARLARSAAQIELPVPDVQVIAEAVDAAIAAHAPVAELSVRVMLTRGIEGDGVPTCWIHARVSDDWSPYRSGMKVAVLDRGLPTTAAETSPWLLQGAKTLSYAVNMAAVREAKRRGAADVLFRASDGYVLEGPTSTLLVRRGDEFLTTPVSAGVLAGTSVASLFTWLEKEGLQGREELMTVEDVAGSDGAWLLSSTRLAAPITHLDDAELPVDHELTARFEKVLAGQA